The Lepeophtheirus salmonis chromosome 1, UVic_Lsal_1.4, whole genome shotgun sequence genome has a segment encoding these proteins:
- the LOC121118198 gene encoding beta,beta-carotene 15,15'-dioxygenase-like codes for MNKEFNKNLFMNSTTCSDVRGHLSGQQLPTWVQGVLLYNGPSGGLCNTSSRNSDSGDSSVSRKHWMDGLSMMSSFKIQEKGKYITFTKKNLRSDEYIREHEQASSSRHHSTFPSPNIEYSTQMVDSNNYQISVYQSPGPMRRNIRRFKGEGSMSNYRSSSMEKLMMEEEARDNCNSSFYQFGDLLLATNDTSFERIVDPDTLETGDLIDMSHLFNMKSVRPLKDHNGDYYNLTASVVTGNKYHFIKFKRPSPEVNYKGDNFPTETKFISTIPSRFPNHIGYFHSFGMTDNYLIFCEQPMVYDVNKLKQHKAQGKSFRDCLEWMPGERNHFYIVDKNTGRNIEINYVTDRSYFFFNFVNCYESGEHIIVDMLTYDGPEVMDSMWVEKLKSSRSDFYGDSSTSRLMRFVLPLNYMEQGIDLNFGQWNEATAIRSNDMINIRPKIITREYGMESPKINPHFNFRRYGYTYVVGWIHGLNPRNSFSNSITKIDVDTGMTTVWKTGDEFEHPSEIVFVPDPSGSCEDDGVIISCVTNSRDRQGSYLVFINACNMREIARSNFDEAIPFGSHTHFVQRFF; via the coding sequence ATGAACAAGGAATTCAACAAGAATCTGTTCATGAACTCTACCACCTGTTCTGATGTCCGTGGACATTTAAGTGGACAACAACTCCCTACCTGGGTTCAAGGAGTTCTCCTCTACAACGGTCCCTCTGGAGGTCTTTGCAACACTTCTTCTAGAAATAGTGACTCTGGTGACTCATCCGTCTCCAGAAAGCACTGGATGGATGGACTCTCCATGATGAGTTCCTTCAAAATCCAGGAAAAGGGAAAATACATCACTTTTACCAAAAAGAATCTCAGATCCGATGAATACATTCGTGAGCATGAACAGGCAAGTAGCTCAAGacatcactcaacctttccctCTCCCAACATTGAGTACAGCACTCAAATGGTGGATTCCAATAACTACCAAATCTCTGTCTACCAATCACCTGGCCCAATGAGAAGAAACATTCGCAGATTTAAAGGTGAGGGGTCCATGTCCAACTACAGATCCAGCAGCATGGAAAAACTCATGATGGAGGAGGAAGCTAGAGATAACTGCAACTCCTCGTTCTACCAGTTCGGAGATCTCCTACTTGCAACGAATGATACCTCCTTTGAGCGTATTGTTGATCCTGATACCCTGGAAACCGGTGATCTCATTGATATGTCTCACTTATTTAACATGAAGAGTGTTCGTCCTCTCAAGGATCACAATGGAGACTATTACAATTTGACTGCCTCTGTTGTGACTGGGAACAAGTATCATTTCATCAAGTTCAAGAGGCCATCTCCTGAAGTCAATTACAAGGGAGATAATTTCCCCACTGAAACTAAATTCATCTCGACTATTCCATCTCGATTTCCTAATCATATTGGATACTTTCACTCCTTTGGTATGACAGACAATTACTTGATCTTCTGTGAACAGCCCATGGTATATGATGTAAACAAACTCAAGCAACACAAGGCTCAAGGTAAATCCTTTAGAGACTGCTTGGAATGGATGCCCGGAGAACGCAATCATTTCTACATTGTGGACAAGAACACGGGTCGCAACATTGAGATCAACTATGTCACTGACAGATCCTACTTCTTCTTTAACTTTGTGAACTGCTATGAATCTGGTGAGCACATAATTGTGGACATGCTTACCTATGATGGTCCTGAGGTCATGGATTCAATGTGGGTGGAAAAGTTAAAGTCTTCTAGATCTGACTTTTATGGAGACAGCTCCACCTCTCGCCTTATGCGCTTTGTTTTGCCACTGAACTACATGGAACAAGGAATTGACTTGAACTTTGGACAATGGAATGAAGCCACTGCTATTCGTAGTAATGACATGATCAACATCCGCCCCAAAATCATAACTCGAGAGTACGGAATGGAGAGCCCAAAAATCAACCCCCACTTCAATTTCCGTAGATACGGCTATACATATGTTGTCGGATGGATTCATGGTCTCAACCCAAGAAACAGTTTCTCCAACtctattacaaaaattgatgtGGATACTGGAATGACGACAGTCTGGAAAACTGGCGATGAGTTTGAGCATCCAAGTGAGATTGTATTTGTTCCCGATCCCTCTGGATCCTGTGAGGATGATGGCGTTATCATTTCTTGTGTAACTAACTCCAGAGATCGTCAAGGAAGCTACTTGGTCTTTATTAATGCGTGCAACATGCGTGAGATAGCAAGATCCAACTTTGATGAGGCAATTCCTTTTGGATCTCACACTCACTTTGTTCAGAGATTCTTCTAA